One region of Ananas comosus cultivar F153 linkage group 9, ASM154086v1, whole genome shotgun sequence genomic DNA includes:
- the LOC109715191 gene encoding protein FLX-like 1: protein MAGRNRIPPHAMKGPPPPIPAHDRRHHHHPPPPHFPMHPALLDELREGGPPPPPPHFPRGALAPPPPLPHHHQHAAIVEERLAAQFEEIQALLVDNQRLAATHVALKQELAAAQHELRRVSHGFAASQADMDLQLREVHEKAMKMETELRAVEAMRMELIQVRSDIQKLNAARQELTAQAQALNQDLTRASAEMQQAPAIKAEIDTMKQEVQRVRAAIEFEKKGYAENYEQGQVMEKNLISMAREVEKLRAEVANAEKRARAAAAVGNQASVYGGNYGNPEPGHGANPYPAVYGMNPVPGGANAGLQYGSSSWGAYDMQRAHGQR from the exons ATGGCGGGGAGGAACCGGATCCCACCGCACGCGATGAAGGGGCCCCCTCCTCCTATCCCCGCCCACGATCGCCGCCACCATCaccatccgccgccgccgcacttCCCCATGCACCCCGCGCTCCTCGACGAGCTCCGAGAAGGGgggccgccgcctccgccgccgcacttCCCCCGCGGCGCGctcgccccgccgccgccgctgccgcaccACCACCAGCACGCCGCAATCGTCGAGGAGCGCCTCGCCGCTCAGTTCGAGGAGATCCAGGCCCTCCTCGTCGACAACCAGCGCCTCGCCGCCACCCACGTCGCCCTCAAGCAGGAGCTCGCCGCGGCGCAGCACGAGCTCCGCCGCGTCTCCCACGGGTTCGCCGCGTCCCAGGCCGACATGGATCTCCAGCTTCGCGAG GTCCATGAGAAGGCGATGAAGATGGAAACTGAGCTTCGGGCAGTGGAGGCCATGAGGATGGAGCTCATACAGGTCCGAAGTGACATACAGAAGCTAAATGCAGCAAGGCAGGAACTAACAGCCCAGGCTCAGGCACTCAATCAGGACTTGACTCGGGCCTCAGCCGAAATGCAGCAGGCTCCTGCTATAAAAGCCGAGATTGATACCATGAAGCAGGAGGTTCAGCGCGTGAG GGCGGCTATTGAGTTTGAGAAAAAAGGTTATGCCGAGAATTATGAGCAGGGGCAGGTGATGGAGAAGAATTTGATTTCAATGGCTCGTGAAGTAGAGAAACTACGTGCTGAGGTAGCCAATGCTGAAAAGAGGGCACGAGCTGCAGCTGCCGTTGGCAATCAAG CTTCTGTCTATGGTGGGAACTATGGGAATCCTGAACCTGGTCATGGGGCAAATCCTTATCCTGCTGTATATGGCATGAATCCT GTACCTGGAGGTGCTAATGCTGGTCTCCAGTATGGATCAAGTTCTTGGGGTGCCTATGACATGCAGCGAGCTCATGGGCAAAGATAA
- the LOC109715687 gene encoding mitotic checkpoint serine/threonine-protein kinase BUB1 has translation MALPPRSPRTMASPVRRSPLASPERASPRSISDPVLPWLRSIRKALDELRRDPNNGGASHLKALVADCIEKFGSEERYRDDARLLKIWILHADEIRDFDRVFRMLEQKGICQGHALLYEAYALFLVAKGNLLEAEKVYQLGISRNAEPLDKLKKMHAMFLNHVSEIAQNARPDSKVVVSSIQGQEQSLMNPWSASTITDLLRKKDSDIKKYNGYHKSNKVYSGKISLTSLQNSSRNKVVELGNIKYHIKGCSGQGGFAQVYKAYVDGNPEDVVALKIQKPAYPWEFYMYRQLDQRVSAAERPNFGYAHKVHVFSDLSVLVCEYLSHGTLQDAINSHLVMNKLMEELLCIYYTREMLRMLETLHSAGIIHGDFKPDNLLVRYSREDLTEDKEKFKGRTGSWHDQGLCLVDWGRGIDLNLFPADVEFQGDCRTSGFRCVEMQERRTWTYQVDTYGLCVIAHMMLHGTYMSIEKKTNADGSYLYQPKSSLKRYWNVDLWKNLFSTLLNIPSNESDVPILRSLRESFEEYICSNPQLISKLKHLLIKQKASLCSA, from the exons atgGCTCTCCCACCTCGCTCTCCGAGGACCATGGCGAGCCCCGTCCGTCGCTCTCCACT GGCGTCGCCGGAGCGGGCCTCCCCCAGATCGATCTCCGACCCCGTACTTCCATGGCTACG ATCGATCCGCAAGGCTTTGGACGAGCTCAGAAGAGATCCCAACAATGGCGGTGCGAGTCATCTCAAAGCCCTCGTCGCGGATTGCATCGAGAAGTTTGGGAGCGAGGAGCGGTACAGGGACGACGCGAGGCTCCTTAAGATCTGGATCCTCCAT GCGGATGAGATTCGAGATTTTGATCGGGTTTTCCGGATGCTCGAACAAAAGGGGATATGCCAGGGGCACGCGCTGCTGTATGAGGCTTATGCGCTGTTTCTTGTCGCAAAGGGGAATCTACTCGAAGCAGAGAAGGTCTATCAGCTTGGCATTTCCAG AAATGCCGAGCCACTTGATAAGTTGAAGAAGATGCACGCCATGTTCCTGAATCATGTATCGGAGATTGCTCAAAATGCTCGACCTGATTCGAAG GTTGTAGTATCCAGTATTCAAGGGCAGGAGCAGAGTTTAATGAATCCGTGGTCTGCTTCTACCATAACTGATCTACTTAGAAAGAAAGACTCTGACATCAAGAAGTATAAT GGTTATCATAAGAGCAATAAGGTCTATTCAGGAAAAATATCCCTAACTTCTTTACAAAACTCTTCAAGAAATAAGGTTGTGGAGCTAG GTAATATCAAGTACCATATCAAAGGGTGTTCCGGTCAGGGCGGATTTGCTCAAGTATATAAGGCATATGTTGACGGCAATCCTGAAGATGTGGTTGCTTTAAAA ATTCAGAAGCCTGCATATCCTTGGGAATTCTACATGTACCGACAACTTGATCAACGTGTCTCAGCTGCTGAG AGGCCAAACTTTGGATACGCTCACAAAGTGCATGTCTTTTCTGACTTGAGTGTGCTAGTTTGTGAATATTTGTCCCATGGGACTCTTCAG GATGCTATAAATTCTCACCTCGTGATGAATAAACTTATGGAAGAACTACTATGCATATATTACACGAGAGAGATGCTGCGCATGCTGGAAACTTTGCATAGTGCAGGCATAATTCATGGTGATTTTAAGCCAGATAATTTGCTTGTGCGCTACTCAAG GGAGGATCTCACAGAGGATAAGGAAAAGTTCAAGGGCCGAACTGGATCTTGGCATGATCAG GGATTATGCCTTGTTGACTGGGGGAGGGGTATCGATTTAAACCTTTTTCCAGCAGATGTAGAGTTTCAGGGTGACTGTAGAACTTCCGGATTTCGGTGTGTTGAAATGCAAGAACGTCGAACATGGACATATCAA GTTGATACCTATGGCCTTTGTGTTATTGCCCATATGATGCTGCATGGAACTTACATGAGCATCGAAAAGAAGACTAATGCAGATGGAAGCTATCTGTATCAACCTAAATCATCTCTCAAGAG GTATTGGAATGTCGACTTGTGGAAAAATCTCTTTTCCACATTACTCAACATACCCTCCAATGAAAGTGACGTACCAATATTACGGAGCTTAAGGGAGTCCTTTGAGGAATACATTTGCAGTAATCCACAATTAATTAGTAAGTTAAAACATTTGCTGATCAAGCAAAAGGCCTCTTTATGTTCAGCTTAG
- the LOC109715684 gene encoding SH3 domain-containing protein 3, with translation MEALRKQASRLKEQVAKQQQAVIKQFSTTGYESSDIMVIDELELQRHQQLEKLYRSTRSGRDFQKDIVRAAEGLISIGNRHIEIGTKLSEDCFRYGSENNTNDALLAKAASLYGGALRNVEKEHEDFNKLLSLQIMEPLRLMATGIPLEDARSLAQRYSRMRHEAETLAVEVSRRKSRVREAPVLENTAKLQASEAKMQEHKANMAVLGKEAAAALAAVESQQQRLTFQRLTSLVEAEKSFHLRIAAILDDVEAEMVTEKQVKDSAPPPVPTHKRAEKALYFLAEAMHNFNATSEKELSLIVGDYVVVRQVTPSGWAEGECRGKGGWFPAAYVERRQNIPPNKVFPQVQ, from the exons ATGGAGGCGTTGAGGAAACAGGCGAGTAGATTAAAGGAGCAAGTCGCGAAGCAACAGCAG GCAGTTATAAAGCAGTTCAGCACTACTGGTTATGAGAGTTCAGATATTATGGTTATTGATGAACTTGAACTACAAAGACATCAACAGCTAGAAAAGTTGTATAGATCTACTCGTTCTGGAAGG GATTTCCAAAAAGACATTGTACGAGCGGCGGAAGGCCTTATCTCTATTGGGAATAGGCATATTGAAATAG GGACAAAGTTGTCTGAAGACTGCTTTCGATATGGAAGTGAGAATAATACCAATGATGCACTTCTAGCCAAAGCAGCATCTTTATATGGTGGTGCATTGAGAAATGTTGAGAAAGAGCATGAAGATTTCAACAAGCTCTTATCTTTACAG ATTATGGAGCCACTAAGACTGATGGCTACTGGTATTCCCTTGGAAGATGCTCGCAGTCTTGCTCAGCGTTATAGTCGGATGAGACATGAGGCTGAGACTCTG GCTGTTGAAGTTTCTAGGAGAAAATCTCGAGTAAGAGAAGCCCCAGTTCTTGAGAACACTGCAAAGCTGCAAGCATCTGAAGCTAAAATGCAAGAGCACAAAGCAAATATGGCAGTGCTAGGAAAAGAAGCAGCTGCCGCACTAGCTGCGGTTGAATCTCAACAGCAAAGACTGACTTTTCAGCGCCTGACTTCCCTG GTAGAAGCAGAGAAATCATTCCATTTGAGAATAGCTGCTATACTTGATGACGTTGAAGCTGAG ATGGTTACTGAGAAACAGGTGAAAGATTCTGCACCTCCTCCTGTTCCAACTCATAAGCGTGCTGAAAAGGCCTTATATTTTCTTGCTGAG GCAATGCACAATTTCAATGCTACATCAGAAAAGGAACTAAGCCTAATAGTAGGCGACTACGTCGTTGTACGACAG GTCACTCCATCAGGGTGGGCTGAAGGTGAGTGTAGAGGGAAGGGAGGGTGGTTTCCAGCAGCTTATGTCGAGAGACGGCAAAATATTCCCCCTAACAAAGTATTCCCCCAAGTACAATAA